Proteins encoded by one window of Myxococcales bacterium:
- a CDS encoding fatty acid desaturase family protein: protein MANSDNRRSELAGYSASHRAYEIGVSLLALALFVWLLVRLSRSPAISGWWVPLALFLGILAADFVSGVAHWGFDSWGNLDTPVLGRLAIRTFREHHVDEKAITRHDFIETNGHNLGLSSVVSATGIWLLGPANTSFASTFAGMSLCAMAIFVGMTSQIHKWSHQDQPSAAVRLLQRAHLVLPPDHHALHHAPPYDKNYCITVGWMNGPLKAIRFFQTFERVITALTGVVPRVDDIGEKEALASIEGDDGVGVDGAATVKPKAASGS, encoded by the coding sequence ATGGCCAACAGCGACAATCGACGCTCGGAGTTGGCGGGTTACTCCGCGAGCCACCGCGCCTACGAGATCGGCGTGTCGCTCCTGGCGCTCGCGCTCTTCGTGTGGCTGCTCGTGCGCCTCTCTCGCAGCCCGGCGATCTCTGGATGGTGGGTGCCGCTCGCGCTGTTCCTGGGCATCCTCGCGGCCGATTTCGTCTCGGGCGTGGCCCACTGGGGCTTCGACAGCTGGGGCAACCTCGACACTCCGGTGCTGGGCCGCCTCGCGATCCGCACCTTCCGTGAGCACCACGTCGACGAGAAGGCGATCACGCGGCACGACTTCATCGAGACGAACGGCCACAACCTCGGCCTGAGCTCCGTCGTGTCGGCGACCGGGATCTGGCTGCTCGGCCCCGCCAACACCTCGTTCGCCTCGACGTTCGCCGGCATGAGCCTCTGCGCGATGGCGATCTTCGTCGGCATGACCAGCCAGATCCACAAGTGGTCGCACCAAGACCAGCCCTCGGCGGCGGTCCGCCTGCTGCAGCGCGCGCACCTCGTGCTACCGCCCGACCACCACGCGCTCCACCACGCGCCGCCCTACGACAAGAACTACTGCATCACCGTGGGCTGGATGAACGGGCCGCTGAAGGCGATCCGCTTCTTCCAGACCTTCGAGCGCGTCATCACGGCGCTCACCGGGGTCGTCCCGCGGGTCGACGACATCGGAGAGAAGGAAGCGCTGGCGTCGATCGAAGGGGACGACGGCGTCGGCGTCGATGGAGCGGCGACCGTGAAGCCCAAGGCCGCGAGCGGCTCGTAG
- a CDS encoding beta-galactosidase, with the protein MRRRTWATVAAAFGLGALAPGEARAVIGGNDLGINVHVPSNELLDATKTLGVGWIRVDGDWLAMNPASGRFDYAAVDRVVDQANARGLKVYLTLGYTPAWVPRAPRSRADTNPRNDEPATTAEWTAFVRAAVAHYRPKGVRHFGIWNEPNLDQFWENAAGSGPYIDKILVPGAAAVRATCADCFVVGPDLAHVGEYDVFLRPVVQRARGSIDILAHHIYSGWPETGTTVLDGDNFLNALEKRRFSFTRISLRELLDEERYTGEVWITETGYQAKQIGNAGDEGKQATYVRRVMEEQLRRPWWTHTFFYEILDCKPDQADCPIDGFGLLRANRTAPPARTFPADYRQKPAFTAIQQFIAANPGIVAGAPPDAGAPDGGRDASTPDGSATPDAASPPPPTPTPTSTAEPPVTPPGAPPGASGANGAEPTGPSADAGGCTVGAPGGPASALAVLATALAAAVARRVRRRARP; encoded by the coding sequence ATGCGAAGAAGAACGTGGGCGACGGTCGCGGCGGCGTTCGGGCTCGGGGCGCTGGCGCCCGGCGAGGCGCGCGCGGTCATCGGGGGCAACGACCTGGGCATCAACGTGCACGTGCCGTCCAACGAGCTCCTCGACGCGACGAAGACGCTCGGTGTGGGCTGGATCCGCGTCGACGGCGACTGGCTCGCCATGAACCCCGCGTCGGGCCGCTTCGACTACGCGGCGGTCGATCGCGTGGTCGACCAAGCCAACGCGCGCGGGCTCAAGGTCTACCTCACGCTCGGCTACACCCCAGCGTGGGTGCCCCGCGCGCCGCGGTCTCGCGCGGACACCAACCCGCGCAACGACGAGCCTGCCACCACGGCCGAGTGGACCGCCTTCGTGCGCGCCGCGGTCGCGCATTATCGCCCCAAGGGGGTCCGCCACTTCGGCATCTGGAACGAACCGAACCTCGACCAGTTCTGGGAGAACGCTGCCGGATCCGGCCCGTACATCGACAAGATCCTCGTGCCCGGCGCCGCGGCCGTGCGGGCGACGTGCGCGGACTGCTTCGTGGTGGGGCCGGACCTCGCGCACGTGGGCGAGTACGACGTGTTCTTGCGGCCCGTCGTTCAGCGCGCGCGCGGCTCGATCGACATCCTCGCGCACCACATCTATTCGGGCTGGCCGGAGACCGGCACGACGGTCCTCGACGGCGATAACTTCTTGAACGCGCTCGAGAAACGGAGATTCTCGTTCACCCGAATCAGCCTGCGCGAGCTGCTCGACGAGGAGCGCTACACAGGCGAGGTGTGGATCACCGAGACCGGCTACCAGGCCAAGCAGATTGGCAACGCCGGCGACGAGGGGAAGCAGGCCACGTACGTGCGCCGCGTGATGGAAGAGCAGCTCCGCCGGCCCTGGTGGACCCACACGTTTTTCTACGAAATCCTCGACTGCAAGCCCGACCAGGCCGACTGCCCCATCGACGGCTTCGGTCTGCTCCGCGCGAACCGCACGGCGCCTCCCGCGCGAACCTTTCCTGCCGACTATCGCCAGAAGCCGGCCTTCACGGCCATCCAGCAGTTCATCGCCGCGAACCCGGGCATCGTGGCCGGCGCCCCCCCGGACGCGGGCGCCCCCGACGGCGGGCGCGACGCTTCTACGCCCGACGGCTCGGCGACGCCGGACGCGGCGAGCCCTCCCCCCCCAACGCCCACCCCAACCTCCACCGCAGAGCCGCCTGTCACGCCGCCGGGCGCGCCGCCTGGCGCGAGCGGCGCGAACGGTGCGGAACCGACCGGACCCAGCGCGGACGCCGGCGGCTGCACCGTCGGTGCGCCAGGGGGCCCCGCGAGCGCGCTCGCCGTCCTCGCGACGGCGCTCGCCGCGGCGGTGGCCCGTCGGGTACGCCGTCGCGCTCGCCCGTGA
- a CDS encoding proline--tRNA ligase: MLFTNALIPTVKEAPSDATNVSHVLLLRGGYIRRVGAGMYDYLPLGLRALRKVEGIVREEMDRAGALEILMPALLPAEYFRETGRFDRFGDTLFRLKDRKGAEYNLGPTHEEIVTDIARREIQSWRDMPRNLYQIQSKFRDEPRPRGGLLRCREFIMKDAYSFDATEEGAKVSYERMRAAYTRAFDRMGLTYRLVAADSGAMGGSTSAEFQVLADSGEDAIVACQKCEYAANVEAATVKTREPAKATEPTPAIARVHTPKVGSIDDVSAFLSRPKDHFLKSLVYLAGEATVLAVVRGDHEVNEVRLARALGVDEVFLAGELDVKKATGAAVGFAGPVGFKGRVLVDRAASLVASGVCGANETDHHLTHVAFERDYQAEVADLRLAQGGDDCPSCGAEGGLLAYKGIEGGHIFILGTHYSAQMGATFLDEAQAKKPIVMGCYGIGVSRLVATCIEQRHDELGIVWPMSLAPYHVHLVTLGTEAKEPGVYAEAKKLYDALWAAGVEVLWDDRDERPGVKFKDADLLGIPLRVTLGSKGLAQGQLELKPRTEKDPKKAELVPLADAAAQLIARVKAALAG; this comes from the coding sequence ATGCTCTTCACGAACGCCCTCATCCCGACTGTCAAGGAAGCCCCCTCCGACGCCACGAACGTGAGCCATGTCTTGCTCTTGCGAGGCGGCTACATCCGCCGCGTGGGCGCCGGCATGTACGACTACTTGCCCCTCGGGCTGCGTGCCCTGCGCAAGGTGGAGGGGATCGTCCGCGAGGAGATGGACCGCGCGGGTGCGCTCGAGATCCTCATGCCGGCGCTGCTGCCCGCGGAGTACTTCCGCGAGACCGGGCGCTTCGACCGCTTCGGCGACACCCTGTTCCGCCTCAAGGACCGCAAGGGCGCCGAGTACAACCTCGGGCCCACCCACGAGGAGATCGTCACCGACATCGCGCGCCGCGAGATCCAGAGCTGGCGCGACATGCCGCGGAACCTCTACCAGATCCAGTCGAAGTTCCGCGATGAGCCCCGCCCCCGTGGCGGCCTCCTGCGGTGCCGCGAGTTCATCATGAAGGACGCGTACTCGTTCGACGCGACGGAGGAGGGCGCCAAGGTCAGCTACGAGCGGATGCGTGCAGCTTACACGCGGGCGTTCGACCGCATGGGCCTCACCTACCGCCTCGTCGCGGCCGACTCCGGCGCGATGGGCGGCTCGACCAGCGCAGAGTTCCAGGTCCTCGCCGACAGCGGCGAAGACGCGATCGTGGCCTGCCAGAAGTGCGAGTACGCGGCCAACGTCGAGGCCGCGACCGTGAAGACCCGCGAGCCCGCGAAGGCCACCGAGCCGACGCCCGCCATCGCCAGGGTGCACACGCCCAAGGTGGGCTCCATCGACGACGTGTCGGCGTTCCTCTCGCGGCCGAAGGACCACTTCCTGAAGTCGCTCGTGTACCTCGCGGGCGAGGCGACCGTGCTCGCGGTGGTGCGCGGCGATCACGAGGTGAACGAGGTGCGGCTTGCGCGGGCGCTCGGCGTCGACGAGGTGTTCCTCGCCGGCGAGCTCGACGTGAAGAAGGCCACCGGCGCGGCCGTGGGCTTCGCCGGCCCCGTAGGGTTCAAGGGAAGGGTCCTGGTCGATCGCGCGGCGTCGCTCGTCGCGAGCGGAGTGTGCGGCGCCAACGAGACCGACCACCACCTGACCCACGTCGCGTTCGAGCGCGACTACCAGGCCGAGGTGGCCGACCTTCGCCTCGCGCAGGGCGGCGACGACTGCCCGAGCTGCGGGGCCGAGGGCGGGCTGCTGGCCTACAAGGGCATCGAGGGCGGGCACATCTTCATCCTCGGCACCCACTACTCCGCGCAGATGGGCGCCACGTTCCTCGATGAGGCGCAGGCCAAGAAGCCCATCGTCATGGGGTGCTACGGCATCGGCGTCTCGCGCCTCGTGGCGACGTGCATCGAGCAGCGCCACGACGAGCTCGGCATCGTGTGGCCGATGAGCCTCGCGCCCTATCACGTGCACCTCGTCACGCTCGGCACCGAGGCGAAGGAGCCCGGGGTCTACGCGGAGGCGAAGAAGCTCTACGACGCGTTGTGGGCGGCGGGCGTCGAGGTGCTCTGGGACGACCGCGACGAGCGCCCCGGCGTGAAGTTCAAAGACGCGGATTTGCTGGGAATTCCGCTCCGCGTCACCCTCGGCTCGAAGGGCCTCGCGCAGGGCCAGCTCGAGCTCAAGCCTCGCACCGAGAAGGACCCCAAGAAGGCCGAGCTCGTGCCGCTCGCCGACGCGGCCGCACAGCTCATCGCCCGCGTGAAGGCTGCGCTCGCGGGCTGA
- a CDS encoding UvrD-helicase domain-containing protein, giving the protein MSQPKLNPAQARAVEHMSGPMLVLAGAGSGKTRVITQRIARMVERGVPSHAIVALTFTNKAAAEMAERVEHVLRERKNAGAAKGLTVSTFHSFGLSVLTREKRSLGGTFTIFDQGDCLSTVKDILSRSSRERGYDAPAILTRISNAKNAFISPEQLRDRVEAASVEDEYDAITASVYPRYQAALRGFRAFDFDDLVCEVARMFREKPDVLEKYRAQYRYLLVDEYQDTNGVQLALLRLLAGDHQNICVVGDDDQSIYSWRGANVRNILDFEEQFPGALVVKLEQNYRSRAPVLDVANAVIAKRADVKHKKVLFTEKAGGPIVGLGTAPSPEAEAAYVGRELARLTKEAGVRPKDTAVLYRSNGQAKLIEEALRERGVPYRMVGGQQFFERKEVKDLLAYLKVTLNRADEISLRRILNYPPRGIGETSVERLGLHAVAKGWTLWQAIERVDALDGVPSAAREGCKKLERAVGQLRKRLVVDRVPASTAGRELCEAVGIYGDLDASSTSPQVAARRKGNLDSILRTLEKREVRVREKGDDETAERELMSFLQALTLNLGDDEEDTSDRVTLSTLHGSKGLEFDHVFLIGVEEGFLPHTRTLDARATDASQQDIEEERRLFYVGITRAREKLVLTKCKARALRGKPTPRTPSRFLSDIPEELLETFVVKEDPAASLAKMGEHGDNLLAMLEGLGG; this is encoded by the coding sequence ATGTCGCAGCCGAAGCTGAACCCCGCTCAGGCGCGCGCCGTCGAGCACATGTCCGGGCCCATGCTCGTCCTCGCGGGCGCCGGCTCCGGAAAGACCCGCGTCATCACGCAGCGTATCGCGCGCATGGTGGAGCGCGGCGTACCCTCCCACGCCATCGTCGCGCTCACGTTCACGAACAAAGCCGCCGCCGAGATGGCGGAGCGCGTGGAGCACGTGCTCCGCGAACGCAAGAACGCTGGAGCGGCGAAGGGGCTCACGGTCTCCACGTTCCACTCCTTCGGGCTCTCGGTGCTCACTCGCGAGAAGCGCTCGCTCGGCGGCACGTTCACCATCTTCGACCAGGGAGACTGCCTGTCGACGGTGAAGGACATCCTGTCGCGCAGCAGCCGCGAGCGCGGGTACGACGCGCCCGCCATCCTCACGCGCATCTCCAACGCAAAGAACGCGTTCATCTCGCCCGAGCAGCTCCGCGATCGGGTGGAGGCCGCCTCGGTGGAGGACGAATACGACGCGATCACCGCCAGCGTGTACCCGCGCTACCAGGCCGCCCTGCGAGGCTTTCGCGCGTTCGACTTCGACGATCTCGTGTGCGAGGTCGCCCGCATGTTCCGCGAGAAGCCCGACGTGCTCGAGAAGTACCGTGCACAATACAGGTATTTGCTCGTCGACGAATACCAGGACACGAACGGAGTGCAGCTCGCGCTCCTCCGGCTGCTCGCCGGCGACCACCAGAACATCTGCGTGGTGGGCGACGACGACCAGTCGATCTACTCGTGGCGCGGCGCGAACGTGCGCAACATCCTCGACTTCGAGGAGCAGTTCCCCGGCGCGCTGGTCGTGAAGCTCGAGCAGAACTACCGATCGCGCGCGCCCGTGCTCGACGTGGCCAACGCGGTCATCGCCAAGCGCGCCGACGTGAAGCACAAGAAGGTGCTCTTCACCGAGAAGGCCGGGGGCCCCATCGTGGGGCTCGGCACCGCGCCCAGCCCGGAGGCGGAGGCCGCCTACGTGGGGCGCGAGCTGGCGAGGCTCACCAAAGAGGCCGGCGTGCGCCCCAAGGACACGGCGGTGCTGTACCGGTCGAACGGCCAGGCGAAGCTCATCGAAGAGGCCCTCCGCGAGCGAGGCGTGCCGTATCGCATGGTGGGCGGCCAGCAGTTCTTCGAGCGCAAAGAGGTGAAGGACCTGCTCGCGTACCTGAAGGTCACGCTGAACCGCGCCGACGAAATCAGCCTCCGCCGCATTCTGAACTACCCACCGCGCGGCATCGGCGAGACCAGCGTGGAGCGCCTCGGGCTGCACGCCGTGGCGAAGGGCTGGACACTGTGGCAGGCGATCGAGCGGGTCGACGCGCTCGACGGCGTGCCCTCGGCCGCGCGTGAGGGGTGCAAGAAGCTCGAGCGGGCGGTGGGGCAGCTCCGCAAGCGGCTCGTGGTCGATCGCGTCCCGGCGAGCACGGCGGGGCGTGAGCTCTGCGAGGCCGTCGGAATCTATGGCGATCTCGACGCTTCCTCCACGTCGCCTCAGGTCGCGGCGCGGCGAAAGGGCAACCTCGACTCGATCCTCCGCACGCTCGAGAAGCGCGAGGTCCGCGTTCGCGAAAAGGGCGACGACGAGACCGCGGAGCGGGAGCTCATGTCCTTCCTCCAGGCGCTCACGCTGAACCTCGGCGACGACGAGGAAGACACGAGCGACCGCGTGACGCTCTCCACCCTCCACGGCTCGAAGGGGCTCGAGTTCGATCACGTGTTCCTCATCGGGGTCGAGGAAGGGTTCTTGCCTCACACGCGCACCCTCGACGCGCGCGCCACCGACGCGAGCCAGCAGGACATCGAGGAGGAGCGCCGGCTCTTCTACGTAGGCATCACCCGCGCTCGCGAGAAGCTCGTGCTCACGAAGTGCAAGGCGCGCGCCCTCCGAGGGAAGCCCACGCCCCGCACCCCGAGCCGCTTCCTCTCCGACATCCCGGAGGAGCTGCTCGAGACCTTCGTGGTGAAGGAAGACCCCGCGGCGAGCCTCGCCAAGATGGGCGAGCACGGCGACAACCTCCTCGCGATGCTCGAGGGCCTCGGGGGATAG
- a CDS encoding carboxymuconolactone decarboxylase family protein, producing MSERDPRWEAGHALRKRVMGEEHVARTEAATTEFDAPLQDLLTRHAWGDVWAREGLDPKTRSLVTVAMLVALGKPTELAGHVRGALNNGASAIELREVLLHSAVYCGVPAAAEAFRAAAKHVPLDALD from the coding sequence ATGAGCGAGCGAGATCCACGGTGGGAGGCAGGGCACGCCCTCCGAAAGCGCGTCATGGGGGAAGAGCACGTGGCGCGCACGGAGGCCGCGACGACGGAGTTCGACGCGCCCCTTCAAGACCTGCTCACGCGGCACGCGTGGGGCGACGTGTGGGCACGCGAAGGGCTCGATCCGAAGACGCGTAGCCTGGTCACCGTGGCGATGCTCGTCGCGCTCGGAAAGCCGACCGAGCTCGCGGGGCACGTGCGGGGCGCGCTGAACAACGGCGCCTCTGCGATCGAGCTCCGCGAGGTGCTACTGCACTCGGCGGTCTATTGCGGCGTCCCTGCCGCGGCCGAGGCCTTCCGCGCGGCCGCCAAGCACGTCCCCCTGGACGCCCTCGACTGA
- the dnaJ gene encoding molecular chaperone DnaJ: MSQKRDYYEVLGSARGASADELRKAYRKEAMKHHPDRNQGNPEAEVRFKEINEAYQVLSDEQKRQVYDQFGHAGLEGGGGGFDPGVNDMFSHMQDLFSEMFSGGRGGRGRGPARGEDLRVQQRITLSEAAHGCKREVSLRTPAACTDCGGNGARPGSKPDVCGHCRGTGQVSNARGFVMFTAPCPRCGGAGQHIRNPCGGCRGRGVVERQRKVSVQFPAGIDSGQRLRVPGQGMPGPPNSQAGDLYVEVDVEEHPRFERDGADLVTRAHINFTAAALGAEVLVENVAEPGASEGPRVSVDVPAGTQPGAVFTIKGQGLPRLDGRGRGALVVVLQVDVPTALSDRARSLLEQLDAELAAGTG, from the coding sequence ATGTCCCAGAAGCGTGATTACTACGAAGTGTTGGGCTCGGCCCGCGGTGCCTCCGCCGACGAGCTGCGCAAGGCCTACCGCAAGGAGGCCATGAAGCACCACCCCGATCGGAACCAGGGCAACCCCGAGGCCGAGGTGCGCTTCAAGGAGATCAACGAGGCTTACCAGGTGCTCTCCGACGAGCAGAAACGCCAGGTGTACGACCAGTTCGGGCACGCCGGCCTGGAGGGTGGCGGCGGCGGCTTCGATCCCGGCGTGAACGACATGTTCTCGCACATGCAGGATCTCTTCAGCGAGATGTTCTCGGGTGGCCGAGGCGGTCGCGGTCGAGGGCCTGCGCGCGGCGAGGACCTGCGCGTGCAGCAGCGCATCACGCTCTCCGAGGCCGCCCACGGCTGCAAGCGCGAGGTCTCGCTCCGCACGCCGGCCGCCTGCACCGACTGCGGAGGCAACGGCGCGCGTCCAGGCAGCAAGCCCGACGTGTGTGGCCACTGCCGCGGCACGGGGCAGGTGTCGAACGCGCGCGGGTTCGTCATGTTCACCGCGCCCTGTCCGAGATGTGGCGGCGCGGGTCAGCACATCCGTAACCCGTGCGGCGGGTGCCGCGGGCGTGGGGTCGTGGAGCGGCAGCGCAAGGTCAGCGTGCAGTTTCCCGCCGGCATCGACTCGGGCCAGCGCCTCCGGGTACCTGGCCAGGGCATGCCCGGGCCCCCCAACTCCCAGGCCGGCGATCTCTACGTCGAGGTCGACGTCGAAGAGCACCCGCGCTTCGAGCGGGACGGCGCCGATCTGGTGACCCGCGCGCACATCAACTTCACCGCCGCCGCCCTCGGCGCGGAGGTCCTCGTCGAGAACGTGGCCGAGCCCGGCGCCTCCGAGGGGCCTCGGGTCTCGGTCGACGTGCCGGCCGGCACCCAGCCAGGCGCTGTCTTCACCATCAAGGGCCAGGGCCTGCCGCGGCTCGACGGCCGCGGCCGTGGCGCGCTCGTGGTCGTTCTCCAGGTGGATGTGCCCACGGCGTTGAGCGACCGCGCACGCTCTCTCCTGGAGCAGCTCGACGCCGAGCTCGCCGCGGGCACGGGGTAG
- a CDS encoding adenylate/guanylate cyclase domain-containing protein encodes MSSLGVKVNQPPGERRRIRLTNQSALIGAVSCGGFAVGYALAGPRFYASLVTNVIAVAVLCLALACAQRGALVLARVAVLAPINATVVVASTLLGGRVGFIYYMFLFAVVAFLLFSERQWAYRLGFAAMSLVGCVYVVVAPQLHESRVSPHTALALDVVSAVTVLVTVLLIVHLFTRDTATAEERLALAHARSERLLLNVLPAPISARLKENGEAIADGFAEVTVLFADLVGFTELSQRLTPEELVVMLNRTFSAFDDMAAALGVEKIKTIGDCYMVAAGLPERSNDHAERVARMALRMREALEDINREGGYTLRVRIGVHSGPVVAGVIGKRKFIYDLWGDTVNTASRMESSGRPGEIQVTREVYDRLDGVFSFERRGVIQVKGKGEMETYLLLGERPKADVLKVSP; translated from the coding sequence ATGTCTTCGCTCGGGGTGAAGGTCAACCAGCCGCCCGGCGAACGGCGGCGCATTCGACTCACCAACCAGAGCGCCCTCATCGGCGCGGTCAGCTGCGGTGGTTTCGCCGTCGGCTATGCGCTCGCGGGCCCGCGCTTCTATGCGTCGCTGGTGACGAACGTCATCGCGGTGGCGGTGCTCTGCCTCGCCCTCGCTTGCGCGCAGCGTGGCGCGCTCGTTCTGGCACGGGTCGCGGTGCTCGCCCCCATCAACGCGACGGTCGTCGTCGCGTCGACGCTGCTCGGCGGTCGGGTCGGCTTCATCTATTACATGTTCCTGTTCGCCGTGGTGGCGTTCCTGCTGTTCTCCGAGCGGCAGTGGGCCTACCGCCTCGGGTTCGCGGCGATGTCGTTGGTCGGCTGTGTCTACGTCGTGGTCGCGCCGCAGCTCCATGAGAGCCGAGTCTCACCGCACACCGCGCTCGCGCTCGACGTCGTCTCGGCCGTGACCGTGCTCGTCACGGTGCTCCTCATCGTCCACCTCTTCACGCGCGACACCGCGACCGCCGAGGAGCGCCTCGCCCTCGCGCACGCGCGCTCCGAACGCCTGCTGCTTAACGTCTTACCCGCCCCCATCTCCGCGCGACTGAAGGAGAACGGCGAGGCGATCGCCGACGGCTTCGCCGAGGTCACCGTCCTCTTCGCCGACCTCGTGGGCTTCACGGAGCTCAGCCAGCGCCTCACGCCGGAGGAGCTGGTCGTCATGTTGAACCGCACGTTCTCGGCGTTCGACGACATGGCCGCCGCGCTTGGCGTCGAGAAAATCAAGACCATCGGCGACTGCTACATGGTCGCTGCCGGGCTGCCCGAGCGCTCCAACGATCACGCCGAGCGCGTCGCACGCATGGCCTTGCGAATGCGCGAGGCGCTGGAGGACATCAACCGCGAGGGCGGCTACACGCTGCGCGTCCGCATCGGCGTCCACTCCGGGCCGGTCGTCGCTGGCGTGATCGGAAAGCGAAAGTTCATTTACGATCTTTGGGGCGACACCGTGAACACGGCCAGCCGAATGGAGTCGAGCGGTCGGCCCGGCGAGATCCAGGTCACACGCGAGGTCTACGATCGACTCGACGGCGTCTTCTCGTTCGAGCGCCGCGGGGTGATTCAGGTCAAGGGCAAGGGCGAGATGGAGACGTACCTTCTGCTCGGCGAGCGTCCCAAGGCCGACGTGCTCAAGGTCTCCCCGTAG